A genomic stretch from Verrucomicrobiota bacterium includes:
- a CDS encoding DNA topoisomerase III, whose amino-acid sequence MSKSLIIAEKPSVATDLSRVLAKAPGVGKFEKKKEFFESDSAIISSAVGHLVELKMPTRPDGKNLGWGFQNLPILPDRFELQPIEKSQDRLKLLLKLMRRKDVTEVINACDAGREGELIFRYILMIGAVEKPTRRLWMQSMTNDAILSAWGQLREEPQMRSLADAALCRSESDWLVGLNGTRALTAFNSRHGGFNLTPAGRVQTPTLSILSERERIIRNFVSRDFYEVHGTFQVAAGEYSGRWFREDFRKSEDDDQLRAERIWSLQEAEAIQARCQGKPGQIEEKKKPSKQSCPALYDLTTLQREAGSRYGFSAQRTLQLAQSLYERHKVLTYPRTDSRYLPSDYIGTVRGTLKGFASASGSKNFSEDYSHFAGELLSQDYLKPIKRVFNTAKVSDHFAIIPTGKLPAAAIDEPAMKIYDMVMRRFLAVFYPPAEFENTTRLTRIGQDAFKTDGKILVVPGWLEVYGRKPGVAGGGNELAAAQPGEEAETLELELLSKQTQPPARYTEPTLLSAMETAGKRVDDEELRDAMSERGLGTPATRAATIEGLIRQKYIAREARDLHVTNKGLALIDTIDALQIDILASPEMTGEWEMKLKQMERGQVSRQAFMQEIRELTETIVTHAKKQTDELKKRVFPDLEVACPVCGNGPIKQTDSTYECYSPECKFRIKKYVANHEITLAEAKQLLETKFAGPFDDFKSRFGKDFSAGLELDEKFKVGFVFESDGREDELDNLKEEQILTRVTAEGYQNEPVYETERAYLAPRLGLQGDEKGIRVSKQILKRDIPSDQAVKLFRDGKTDLLPGFVSKRGRKFSAYLLLDRSTGKVSFEFAAPKKKSAKKRAAKKS is encoded by the coding sequence ATGTCCAAATCGCTCATTATTGCCGAAAAGCCAAGCGTGGCCACCGACCTCTCACGGGTCCTCGCGAAGGCGCCTGGTGTCGGCAAATTCGAGAAGAAAAAGGAGTTTTTCGAGAGCGATTCCGCCATCATCAGCTCTGCGGTAGGGCACTTGGTGGAGCTAAAAATGCCCACCCGACCCGATGGGAAAAACCTCGGTTGGGGCTTCCAAAATCTGCCGATTTTGCCAGATCGCTTCGAATTGCAGCCCATCGAGAAGTCCCAAGATCGCTTGAAGCTTCTTCTCAAGCTCATGCGCCGAAAGGACGTGACCGAGGTCATCAATGCCTGTGACGCCGGTCGCGAAGGCGAGCTGATTTTTCGCTACATCCTCATGATCGGGGCGGTCGAAAAACCCACGCGACGCCTTTGGATGCAGTCCATGACCAATGACGCCATTCTCAGCGCCTGGGGGCAACTTCGTGAGGAGCCCCAAATGCGCTCCCTGGCGGACGCCGCCCTCTGTCGCTCGGAAAGCGATTGGTTGGTCGGCCTCAATGGCACCCGCGCCCTGACCGCGTTCAACTCCCGACACGGCGGCTTCAATTTGACGCCGGCCGGTCGGGTCCAGACCCCGACTCTCTCCATTCTCTCCGAACGGGAGCGAATCATCCGCAATTTTGTCTCTCGTGATTTCTATGAAGTCCACGGGACCTTCCAGGTGGCGGCCGGAGAATACAGCGGGCGCTGGTTTCGGGAAGACTTTCGCAAAAGCGAGGATGACGACCAACTGCGCGCCGAACGGATTTGGTCGCTCCAGGAAGCCGAAGCCATCCAGGCTCGATGTCAGGGGAAGCCAGGCCAAATCGAAGAAAAGAAAAAGCCCAGCAAGCAGAGTTGCCCCGCCCTCTACGATCTGACCACCCTCCAGCGGGAAGCCGGCAGTCGCTACGGATTCAGCGCTCAGCGGACCCTCCAGCTAGCGCAATCGCTTTATGAAAGGCACAAGGTGCTGACCTACCCGCGGACAGACTCTCGCTACCTCCCGAGTGACTACATCGGGACAGTGCGCGGCACCCTGAAAGGCTTCGCCAGCGCCAGTGGTTCCAAGAATTTTTCGGAGGACTACAGCCACTTTGCCGGAGAACTACTGAGCCAGGACTACTTGAAGCCCATCAAGCGAGTCTTCAATACGGCTAAGGTAAGCGATCATTTCGCGATCATCCCCACCGGAAAGCTGCCCGCTGCCGCCATCGACGAGCCGGCCATGAAAATCTACGACATGGTCATGCGGCGCTTTCTGGCCGTCTTTTATCCCCCCGCCGAGTTCGAGAACACCACCCGCCTGACTCGCATCGGCCAGGACGCCTTCAAAACCGATGGCAAAATCCTGGTCGTTCCCGGTTGGTTGGAGGTCTATGGACGCAAACCCGGGGTGGCCGGGGGGGGCAATGAACTGGCCGCCGCCCAGCCCGGGGAAGAGGCCGAAACCCTTGAACTCGAGCTTCTCAGTAAGCAGACGCAGCCCCCGGCCCGCTACACCGAGCCCACCCTGCTCTCGGCCATGGAAACGGCGGGCAAGCGCGTGGATGATGAAGAACTGCGCGACGCCATGAGCGAACGCGGCCTGGGAACGCCCGCCACGCGGGCCGCCACCATTGAGGGCCTCATTCGCCAAAAATACATCGCGCGGGAAGCGCGCGATCTCCATGTCACGAACAAAGGCCTGGCGCTCATCGATACCATTGATGCTCTTCAGATAGACATCTTGGCCTCTCCCGAGATGACCGGGGAGTGGGAAATGAAGCTCAAGCAAATGGAACGCGGGCAGGTGTCACGCCAGGCCTTCATGCAGGAAATTCGCGAGCTGACCGAGACCATTGTCACCCATGCCAAAAAGCAAACCGACGAGCTGAAGAAGCGCGTCTTTCCGGACTTGGAAGTCGCTTGCCCCGTCTGCGGCAATGGCCCCATCAAGCAGACCGACTCCACTTACGAATGCTACAGCCCGGAGTGCAAATTCCGCATTAAAAAGTATGTCGCCAACCACGAGATCACGCTGGCAGAGGCCAAGCAGCTCTTGGAGACGAAGTTCGCCGGTCCCTTCGACGACTTCAAAAGCCGCTTCGGAAAGGACTTCTCCGCCGGCTTGGAATTGGACGAAAAGTTCAAAGTGGGCTTCGTCTTTGAAAGCGATGGCCGGGAGGACGAACTCGACAATCTGAAGGAAGAGCAAATCCTGACGCGGGTCACCGCGGAGGGCTACCAAAACGAACCGGTTTACGAGACGGAACGCGCCTACCTCGCTCCCCGACTCGGCCTCCAGGGCGATGAAAAAGGCATCCGCGTCTCCAAACAAATCCTCAAGCGAGACATCCCCTCTGATCAGGCAGTCAAGCTCTTCCGGGACGGCAAAACTGACCTCTTACCCGGCTTCGTCTCCAAGAGAGGAAGAAAGTTCTCCGCCTACCTCTTGCTGGACCGCTCCACTGGGAAAGTGAGCTTCGAGTTCGCCGCACCCAAAAAGAAGTCGGCCAAAAAACGAGCTGCCAAAAAAAGCTAG
- the dprA gene encoding DNA-processing protein DprA: MTEREACLVLNLLPRIGSITVQRLLARFQNCLSVLEASRSDLLEVSGIGPELASQLLDWRRLTRYEEELALAEKIGARLIFQEDSEYPSRLRTIHDPPLLLYLWGQILPVDDQALAIIGSRRSSHYGREVTTRFARELGRAGLTIVSGLARGIDTAAHQGALAGGGRTLAVLGSGLQELYPTENRELADRIAENGAVLSEFPLRMPPSKQTFPMRNRVVSGLSQGILVTEAARKSGAMITVGQAAEQGRDLYAIPGNIDRPSSSGCNQLLQEGAVLCTSPEDILNDFGRLFSQATASSAPPPLAPQEKAILERLPTGDPQSLDEIIAGSSLPPQTAITCLLRLEMKRLVKQLPGKVFLKPS, from the coding sequence ATGACGGAACGGGAGGCCTGTCTGGTGCTCAATCTCCTGCCGCGCATTGGATCGATCACCGTCCAGCGCCTCTTGGCTCGTTTCCAAAATTGCCTCTCCGTCCTCGAAGCCTCGCGCTCCGACTTGCTCGAGGTCTCAGGCATCGGCCCGGAACTGGCCTCCCAGCTCTTGGATTGGCGGCGGCTGACTCGTTACGAGGAGGAGTTGGCCCTGGCCGAAAAGATCGGCGCTCGCCTCATCTTTCAAGAGGATTCGGAATACCCTAGCCGACTCCGCACCATTCACGATCCCCCCCTCTTGCTCTATCTTTGGGGCCAGATTTTGCCCGTCGATGACCAGGCCCTCGCCATCATCGGCTCCCGGCGCAGCTCCCACTATGGCCGCGAGGTCACCACCCGTTTCGCTCGAGAGCTGGGGCGAGCCGGCTTGACGATCGTGAGCGGCCTCGCTCGGGGGATCGACACCGCCGCCCACCAAGGGGCCCTCGCTGGCGGAGGCCGGACCCTAGCCGTGCTCGGCTCAGGACTCCAGGAACTCTACCCCACAGAAAATCGCGAGCTGGCCGATCGGATTGCCGAAAACGGGGCCGTGCTCTCGGAATTCCCCCTGCGCATGCCTCCCAGCAAACAGACCTTTCCCATGCGAAACCGCGTCGTGAGCGGCCTCAGCCAAGGGATTCTCGTGACCGAAGCAGCCCGCAAAAGTGGCGCCATGATCACGGTGGGCCAGGCGGCGGAGCAAGGTCGCGACCTCTACGCCATCCCCGGCAATATCGACCGCCCCAGCTCCTCTGGCTGCAACCAATTGCTCCAGGAAGGGGCGGTCCTCTGCACCAGCCCGGAAGACATCCTGAACGACTTTGGCCGACTCTTCTCGCAAGCCACCGCCTCCTCCGCCCCGCCCCCTCTGGCCCCTCAGGAAAAGGCCATCTTGGAGCGGCTGCCAACGGGTGATCCGCAGTCTCTCGACGAGATCATCGCTGGGAGTTCTCTCCCCCCGCAAACCGCCATCACTTGCCTCCTTCGGCTCGAAATGAAGCGTTTGGTGAAGCAACTTCCCGGGAAGGTTTTCTTGAAACCCTCTTGA